A genome region from Geothermobacter hydrogeniphilus includes the following:
- a CDS encoding MvaI/BcnI family restriction endonuclease, producing MKLQTLKTMMADNGCRTIICKVLAANDNRKQQIYLGGNFTAINLLPFREIRPDPDKSHILKAGLDFWWLSEDGSSHPAPKAQLILYSQYPEVRFSGFLARCPNAPSEMMDESLRLSGRILFMGIRQDGKIVGYLCHPESELAKEFRTLKGLSQQGVFIELGLDEESGQEEIVLLTELRRIYMMGWIRSKRLGSKGQLLPCEAPQCGGYTLEAELGIIPNGVSEPDFHGYEVKQHNVTSFDRIDVGVLTLMTPQPTGGYYKEKGVEAFVRRFGYPDMTGRAGREDRLNFGGIHRAGVRHSRTGLTLSLIGFDPVEGKIHDATGGIALLSSTGEEAAIWHYADIMKHWNRKHAKAAYVPSIKRKTPDLCYQYGSVVRIGEGTDFLLYLKAMNEGQVYYDPGIKLENASTKPKAKHRSQFRMKSAHLPSLYHRMRKIDLSAWSTSTSTT from the coding sequence ATGAAACTTCAGACACTAAAAACGATGATGGCAGATAACGGTTGCCGGACCATCATTTGTAAGGTCCTGGCTGCCAATGATAACAGGAAACAACAGATTTATCTGGGGGGGAATTTTACAGCAATTAATCTACTGCCGTTCCGAGAGATTCGACCAGACCCTGATAAATCTCATATCCTGAAGGCTGGACTTGATTTCTGGTGGCTTTCTGAAGATGGATCTAGTCATCCCGCACCTAAAGCTCAGCTTATACTTTATTCACAGTACCCTGAAGTACGGTTTTCAGGGTTTCTTGCGCGATGTCCTAATGCCCCTTCCGAAATGATGGATGAGTCCCTAAGGTTGTCGGGAAGAATCCTCTTCATGGGTATTCGGCAAGATGGCAAGATTGTTGGATACCTTTGCCACCCTGAAAGTGAACTTGCTAAGGAATTTAGGACATTAAAAGGACTGTCTCAGCAAGGAGTATTTATAGAACTGGGGCTGGATGAGGAATCCGGCCAAGAAGAAATTGTTCTCCTGACTGAGCTTAGAAGAATCTATATGATGGGCTGGATAAGGTCGAAGCGTTTGGGTAGCAAAGGGCAGTTACTTCCATGTGAGGCCCCACAGTGCGGTGGCTACACCTTGGAGGCGGAACTTGGAATTATCCCTAATGGTGTTTCAGAACCAGACTTCCACGGGTATGAGGTGAAACAGCATAATGTCACTTCGTTTGACCGTATAGATGTAGGTGTGTTGACACTCATGACTCCTCAACCAACTGGTGGGTATTACAAAGAAAAGGGGGTAGAAGCATTTGTCCGCAGGTTTGGCTATCCAGACATGACAGGCAGGGCTGGCAGGGAAGACAGGCTAAACTTTGGGGGTATTCATAGGGCAGGAGTACGCCATTCAAGAACCGGACTTACGCTTTCCCTGATTGGTTTTGATCCGGTTGAAGGAAAAATTCACGATGCTACTGGTGGTATCGCCTTGCTTTCCAGTACTGGTGAGGAGGCCGCTATCTGGCACTATGCAGATATCATGAAGCATTGGAACAGGAAACACGCTAAAGCCGCTTACGTCCCGAGCATTAAAAGGAAAACCCCGGATTTATGTTATCAATACGGCAGCGTTGTTCGGATAGGTGAGGGGACTGATTTCCTGTTGTATTTGAAAGCCATGAACGAGGGGCAGGTTTATTACGATCCAGGGATTAAACTTGAGAATGCATCTACAAAACCAAAGGCCAAGCATCGGAGCCAGTTCAGGATGAAGTCGGCACACCTTCCGAGTTTGTACCATCGAATGAGAAAGATTGATTTGTCAGCGTGGTCAACTTCTACCTCTACAACATGA
- a CDS encoding alpha/beta hydrolase: MKQLLPILFGSLLLPSPVSAALEGSFVYFPTAELVTTPAAVGLAYEDVFFTAADGTALHGWYLPGEPGRPLLVFCHGNAGNISHRVDNLRLLRELGLTVFIFDYRGYGRSSGTPSEAGTYSDLRGALVWLQQKGWKQEQMVYFGRSLGAAVALQLALEEPPAALILESPFTSIGAMGRHHSPLLWLLGGWLLNTRYDSLGKISDLRVPLMILHGDEDEIVPQQMGRQLFERAPQPKRFHSLPGAGHNNSYEVGGEAYRNWWREFLTEIR; encoded by the coding sequence ATGAAACAGCTCCTCCCCATCCTCTTCGGCTCACTTCTGCTCCCATCTCCGGTCAGTGCCGCGCTGGAGGGCTCCTTCGTCTATTTTCCCACCGCCGAGCTGGTCACCACTCCTGCCGCGGTCGGGCTGGCGTATGAAGATGTCTTCTTCACCGCAGCGGACGGCACCGCGTTGCACGGCTGGTATCTTCCCGGAGAGCCGGGCAGGCCGCTGCTGGTTTTCTGCCACGGCAATGCTGGCAACATCTCCCACCGGGTCGACAATCTGCGGCTGCTGCGTGAGTTGGGGCTGACGGTTTTTATCTTCGATTATCGAGGTTACGGGCGCAGTTCGGGTACGCCGAGCGAAGCTGGAACCTACAGCGACCTGCGCGGCGCTCTCGTCTGGTTGCAACAGAAGGGCTGGAAGCAGGAACAGATGGTCTATTTCGGTCGCTCCCTGGGAGCTGCGGTCGCTCTGCAGCTCGCTCTCGAGGAGCCTCCGGCAGCTCTGATTCTCGAATCGCCCTTTACCTCCATCGGGGCGATGGGCAGGCATCACTCACCGCTGCTCTGGCTGCTTGGCGGTTGGCTGCTGAATACCCGTTACGATAGTCTGGGCAAGATATCCGACCTTAGAGTGCCGTTGATGATTCTCCATGGCGATGAGGATGAAATCGTCCCCCAGCAGATGGGGCGGCAGCTGTTCGAGCGTGCGCCGCAGCCGAAACGGTTTCATTCCCTGCCGGGGGCAGGGCACAACAACAGCTACGAGGTCGGTGGAGAGGCCTACCGGAACTGGTGGCGCGAGTTTCTGACGGAAATACGCTGA
- a CDS encoding type II toxin-antitoxin system Phd/YefM family antitoxin gives MRVKFSEDIVPLTDMKVNPGKIVKLTNQTHRPILLTSRGRGIAVMQSLEDFERAEEEKEFMRAVVAGLDDLDNQREVDLKAAKERLGL, from the coding sequence ATGAGGGTGAAATTTTCTGAAGATATCGTCCCTTTAACGGACATGAAGGTGAATCCGGGGAAGATCGTCAAGCTTACCAACCAGACTCATCGTCCCATCCTGCTGACCAGTCGCGGTCGAGGCATTGCGGTTATGCAGTCCCTTGAAGATTTTGAGCGTGCCGAAGAAGAAAAAGAGTTCATGCGGGCCGTGGTGGCGGGGCTTGATGATCTTGACAACCAGCGGGAGGTCGACCTCAAGGCGGCAAAAGAACGTCTGGGTCTGTAA
- a CDS encoding type II toxin-antitoxin system RelE/ParE family toxin, with the protein MSNQLPCVTISFAESAIRDLEDVLDFYREQQVPEVGDRFVREIVAAVENLSGHPDRGRIVPEFNSPQLRELIHPPFRIVYRRFPEKISIVRIWRSERLLRLPG; encoded by the coding sequence ATGTCCAATCAGCTCCCTTGTGTGACCATTTCCTTTGCCGAATCTGCAATAAGGGATTTGGAAGATGTTCTGGATTTTTACCGGGAACAGCAGGTACCGGAAGTCGGCGATCGATTTGTCAGAGAGATTGTCGCCGCGGTTGAAAACTTGAGTGGCCATCCTGACCGGGGGAGAATTGTTCCGGAATTCAACAGCCCCCAACTGAGAGAGCTGATCCATCCCCCCTTTCGAATTGTTTATCGGCGTTTCCCGGAGAAAATCAGTATCGTTCGCATCTGGCGGAGTGAGCGGCTGTTGCGATTGCCGGGGTGA
- a CDS encoding very short patch repair endonuclease, with protein sequence MADIVDKKTRSRMMSGIRGKNTRPELLIRRKLHSLGFRYRIHDKRFPGKPDILLPKYHAAIFVHGCFWHGHDCHLFKQPTSNIIFWKKKIERNRQLDIKNRELFKISGWRLLIVWECSLKGKKRLLLDDVIQRISDWIKSDNLECEIRGYETSDTKNDDGR encoded by the coding sequence ATGGCTGATATTGTTGATAAGAAAACAAGAAGCCGGATGATGTCAGGTATCCGGGGTAAGAACACCCGCCCAGAGTTACTAATCCGGAGAAAGTTGCATTCTCTAGGCTTCAGATATCGTATTCATGATAAGCGTTTTCCTGGCAAGCCTGATATTTTGTTGCCAAAGTACCATGCTGCAATTTTTGTTCATGGATGTTTTTGGCATGGTCATGATTGCCATCTTTTTAAACAACCAACTTCTAATATCATTTTTTGGAAGAAAAAAATTGAAAGAAACAGGCAGTTAGATATCAAAAACAGAGAATTGTTTAAAATTTCTGGTTGGCGACTTCTTATTGTTTGGGAATGTTCATTGAAGGGGAAAAAGCGTCTGCTTCTTGATGATGTCATTCAGAGAATATCAGATTGGATAAAGTCCGATAATTTAGAATGTGAGATTAGGGGGTATGAAACTTCAGACACTAAAAACGATGATGGCAGATAA